A stretch of Roseibium porphyridii DNA encodes these proteins:
- a CDS encoding alpha/beta hydrolase has translation MSEAENDPALNARATPSGSGKRVRKLLVNLTVVVAIAYTMAAGFMYLNQRSFLFVPTGELSDPAEAGLDQVAVETVTMADGTQISVWSAAPAVEGAPTVLYFHGNSGNVSTRASRFKQILDSGFGLYAPSYRGYAGSEGSPTEVDLISDGREHFQAVAGLTDRIIIHGESMGTGVATAIAADQPDTDLLVLEAPYTALVDRAYEQYPWLPVGLLMIDQMPTRERIGNVRAPILIVHGTEDFVIPVEHGKRLFERAADPKEILIFDGAAHNNLWSQGLWPAVLDAWEKTKAEE, from the coding sequence ATGTCCGAAGCTGAAAACGATCCGGCCCTGAATGCCAGGGCAACACCATCCGGTTCGGGAAAACGTGTCCGCAAGCTGTTGGTCAATCTGACTGTCGTCGTGGCGATTGCGTACACGATGGCAGCAGGCTTCATGTATCTGAACCAGCGCAGCTTTCTGTTTGTACCGACGGGAGAGTTGTCTGACCCCGCGGAGGCCGGGCTTGACCAGGTAGCAGTTGAAACTGTGACCATGGCAGACGGCACACAAATCAGCGTCTGGTCTGCTGCGCCAGCGGTCGAAGGTGCTCCGACGGTTCTTTATTTTCACGGCAATTCCGGAAACGTGTCCACGCGCGCATCTCGCTTCAAACAGATCCTCGACAGTGGCTTCGGGCTCTACGCGCCCAGTTATAGAGGCTATGCAGGCAGCGAAGGCAGCCCGACGGAAGTTGATTTGATTTCAGATGGCCGGGAACACTTCCAAGCCGTGGCAGGTCTTACGGATCGGATCATCATCCATGGCGAGAGTATGGGTACAGGCGTTGCAACCGCGATAGCTGCAGATCAGCCGGACACAGATTTGCTTGTCCTTGAAGCGCCATATACGGCGTTGGTCGACAGGGCATACGAACAATATCCCTGGTTGCCCGTCGGGCTGCTCATGATCGACCAGATGCCGACACGCGAGCGTATTGGAAATGTCCGGGCGCCGATCCTGATCGTCCACGGCACGGAAGATTTCGTGATTCCCGTTGAACACGGAAAACGGTTGTTTGAACGCGCTGCAGATCCCAAAGAGATCCTGATCTTCGACGGTGCGGCCCACAACAATCTCTGGTCACAAGGTCTGTGGCCGGCGGTTCTTGATGCCTGGGAGAAGACCAAAGCCGAAGAATAG
- a CDS encoding chemotaxis protein, protein MKQENIARVIDFLQENKNRESEVSLTDVMHLAEMMSGSMHDYLETVQPAVTDELTMIAREIKRMKEEISQLRANDMTGNKIPDAGRELDAIVEATEEATNSIMEAAEDIMSADTSDPEAYQELVSNKMIGIFEACTFQDITGQRISKVVSTLRYIDERVSSFIEHLRLPEDLDAELVETDEERRQRELILHGPQHDGQGVSQDDIDAMLGDAQADIDKLFD, encoded by the coding sequence ATGAAACAAGAAAATATCGCCCGCGTAATCGATTTCCTGCAGGAAAACAAAAACCGGGAAAGTGAAGTTTCCCTGACAGATGTCATGCATCTTGCTGAGATGATGTCCGGTTCGATGCATGATTACCTCGAGACTGTTCAGCCGGCGGTCACTGACGAGCTGACGATGATCGCGAGGGAAATTAAGCGCATGAAGGAGGAAATCTCCCAATTGCGTGCCAATGACATGACCGGCAACAAGATCCCGGATGCCGGACGTGAACTTGATGCGATTGTTGAGGCTACGGAAGAGGCCACCAACTCCATCATGGAAGCTGCAGAAGACATCATGTCTGCTGACACCAGCGATCCTGAAGCCTATCAGGAGCTCGTCTCCAACAAGATGATCGGGATCTTCGAGGCATGTACTTTCCAGGATATTACAGGCCAGCGAATTTCAAAGGTCGTGTCAACGCTCCGTTACATTGACGAACGGGTGAGCTCTTTCATCGAGCACTTGCGTCTTCCGGAAGATTTGGATGCCGAGCTGGTCGAGACAGACGAAGAACGCCGCCAGCGGGAGTTGATCCTGCACGGACCGCAACACGATGGCCAAGGTGTGTCTCAGGACGACATCGACGCCATGCTAGGCGATGCGCAGGCAGATATCGATAAGCTCTTCGACTGA
- the rsmD gene encoding 16S rRNA (guanine(966)-N(2))-methyltransferase RsmD: MRIVAGRFKGAAIAAPKSQGTRPTSDRLRETIFNILAHGLGMEFEGARVLDLFAGTGALGFEAISRGARHCTFIEEGAEARGVIRRNMESLGLNGAAKIFRRDATRLGEPGTIEPFDILFADPPYDKGLGEKALQSAGSGGWLKPDAVCVLEERASADIETPEGFAEVDRRQAGDSQVLFLRYAP; the protein is encoded by the coding sequence GTGAGAATAGTCGCAGGGCGCTTCAAGGGCGCCGCGATTGCGGCGCCTAAATCTCAGGGAACCCGTCCGACAAGCGACAGACTGCGCGAGACGATCTTCAACATTCTCGCGCACGGCTTGGGAATGGAATTCGAAGGCGCGCGCGTTCTGGACTTGTTTGCCGGAACCGGAGCGCTCGGCTTTGAAGCCATCAGCAGAGGAGCGCGCCATTGCACCTTCATAGAAGAGGGGGCTGAAGCGCGCGGAGTGATCCGGCGCAACATGGAAAGTCTGGGGCTAAACGGAGCTGCGAAAATCTTCCGACGGGACGCAACCCGCCTGGGCGAACCTGGTACGATCGAACCGTTCGACATTCTCTTTGCCGATCCGCCTTATGACAAGGGCCTCGGTGAAAAGGCACTGCAGTCAGCTGGTTCCGGAGGCTGGCTCAAGCCGGACGCAGTCTGTGTACTGGAAGAGCGGGCAAGTGCCGACATTGAAACACCCGAAGGCTTTGCCGAAGTTGATCGACGGCAAGCCGGGGACAGTCAGGTTCTCTTTCTGCGCTATGCGCCCTAA
- a CDS encoding TIGR01459 family HAD-type hydrolase — protein sequence MTVSAPLLVDGLRALAPSYKGILCDVWGVLHNGVAAFEDAHKALRKYRDETGGKVVLITNAPRPAKQVGEMLASLGVPEEAYDGIVTSGDVTRSVLEAQGTKTLLHIGPNRDQPLYWNLEATFTQNDDEADAISCTGLTDDETETPDDYRDRLQKLVDRKLPMICANPDIVVERGDRLVWCAGALARLYEDLGGEVAILGKPHGPIYKAALDRLSELAGTTIAKEDVLAVGDGLPTDIRGAVSQDIDVLFITAGIHASDFGPSDDPEEHLIRRRLTEEGLRARAALPRLWW from the coding sequence ATGACCGTTTCTGCACCGCTTCTTGTTGACGGGCTCCGCGCCCTTGCCCCTTCCTATAAGGGCATCTTGTGTGACGTCTGGGGCGTTTTGCACAACGGGGTCGCCGCCTTTGAAGATGCCCACAAGGCGCTGCGAAAATACAGGGACGAAACCGGCGGCAAGGTCGTGCTGATAACCAACGCTCCGCGTCCTGCCAAACAGGTTGGTGAAATGCTCGCCAGTCTCGGCGTGCCGGAAGAGGCCTATGACGGCATTGTCACTTCAGGCGACGTCACGCGCAGTGTTCTGGAAGCACAAGGTACAAAAACGCTGTTACACATCGGCCCCAATCGGGACCAGCCTCTTTACTGGAACCTGGAAGCGACCTTCACGCAAAATGACGACGAGGCAGACGCTATCAGCTGCACCGGTCTGACGGATGATGAAACGGAAACACCGGATGATTATCGCGACCGTTTGCAGAAACTGGTCGACCGCAAGCTGCCGATGATCTGCGCCAATCCGGACATCGTTGTTGAGCGCGGCGACCGTCTGGTGTGGTGCGCCGGCGCTCTGGCAAGGCTTTACGAAGACCTTGGCGGTGAGGTTGCCATACTCGGCAAGCCTCACGGTCCGATCTACAAGGCAGCACTGGATCGGCTTTCGGAGCTCGCCGGCACGACGATCGCAAAGGAAGACGTCCTTGCAGTCGGTGACGGTTTGCCGACCGATATTCGCGGTGCAGTTTCGCAGGACATTGATGTGCTGTTCATAACTGCCGGTATTCACGCTTCGGATTTCGGCCCAAGCGATGATCCCGAGGAACACCTGATCCGCCGCCGTCTGACCGAAGAAGGTTTACGTGCCCGGGCTGCCCTTCCGCGCTTGTGGTGGTAA
- a CDS encoding MBL fold metallo-hydrolase produces the protein MTRDVPDLFKTLAHGLGQIRSVSMLIGCIMAVAFVQPAMAICQLVADAPYRQLLPGEARVWNASLQAGEVQIRYIGHSTFELETPKGVRIATDYNDSVRPFLPPTVATMNGAHSTHYSLNPDPSIEHLLYGWNPDGGAMDHDMTVEDVRIRNIQTNIRGWDGETRRLGNSIFVFEIADLCIAHLGHLHHRLTKEDLTRLGQIDIVFAAVDNTSTLRLDSLMDVLESIGPAMVIPMHFHFAGALQAFTGRAAEAGYEIVRAENAKLIVSRASLPTKPTAYIMMPGGA, from the coding sequence ATGACCCGGGACGTTCCGGACCTATTTAAGACGTTGGCTCACGGCCTTGGCCAAATCCGCTCGGTTTCGATGCTGATCGGTTGCATTATGGCAGTTGCATTTGTTCAACCAGCAATGGCCATTTGCCAATTGGTTGCAGACGCCCCCTACCGGCAATTGCTCCCTGGTGAAGCGAGGGTCTGGAACGCATCGCTGCAGGCGGGCGAAGTCCAGATTCGCTATATCGGACACTCCACTTTCGAATTGGAAACACCCAAGGGGGTGCGAATTGCGACGGACTACAACGACAGCGTTCGTCCATTTCTGCCACCGACCGTTGCCACGATGAACGGTGCGCACAGCACGCACTATTCGCTCAATCCGGACCCGAGCATCGAGCATCTTCTATATGGCTGGAACCCGGATGGCGGGGCAATGGACCATGACATGACGGTGGAAGATGTCCGGATCCGCAATATCCAGACCAATATACGTGGCTGGGACGGTGAAACCCGACGGCTCGGAAATTCCATCTTTGTTTTTGAGATTGCCGACCTGTGCATTGCCCATCTCGGTCACCTGCACCACAGGCTAACAAAGGAAGACCTGACCAGACTGGGGCAGATAGATATTGTGTTTGCCGCCGTGGACAACACATCGACATTGCGTCTGGACAGTCTCATGGATGTGCTGGAAAGCATCGGTCCGGCCATGGTTATTCCGATGCATTTTCACTTTGCCGGTGCGCTTCAGGCGTTTACCGGGCGCGCCGCAGAAGCCGGGTATGAGATTGTTCGCGCAGAAAATGCCAAACTCATTGTCAGCCGTGCCAGTCTGCCTACCAAACCAACCGCATACATCATGATGCCTGGCGGCGCGTGA
- a CDS encoding response regulator, with translation MALDLQMPVLVVDDYKTMIRIIRNLLKQLGFEDIDDAADGTEALEKMKQRRYGLVISDWNMEPMTGYELLKQVRADSGLSKTPFIMVTAESKTENVIAAKKAGVNNYIVKPFNAQTLKGKIEAVFSE, from the coding sequence ATGGCCCTTGATCTTCAGATGCCGGTCCTCGTGGTCGATGATTATAAGACCATGATTCGCATCATTCGGAACCTGCTCAAGCAGCTTGGCTTCGAAGACATCGACGATGCCGCGGACGGTACCGAAGCATTGGAAAAAATGAAACAGCGCCGTTACGGCCTGGTGATTTCCGACTGGAATATGGAGCCGATGACTGGCTACGAACTGCTCAAGCAGGTTCGTGCCGATAGCGGTCTCAGCAAAACACCGTTTATTATGGTGACAGCGGAATCCAAAACCGAGAACGTCATTGCCGCCAAAAAAGCCGGTGTGAACAACTACATCGTGAAGCCGTTCAACGCGCAGACGTTGAAAGGCAAGATCGAAGCCGTTTTCTCGGAATAA
- a CDS encoding nucleoside deaminase — translation MTSGQHSQRDKTFMDLALEEAEKASSRGEVPVGAVLVRGTSILARDGNRTLELNDPTAHAEVLVIRKACALLNSQRLPDCDLYVTLEPCTMCAGAISFARIRRLYYGAGDEKGGAVDHGARFFDQPTCHHAPDTYSGIGEVQAAKLLRAFFNSRRRN, via the coding sequence ATGACCAGCGGTCAGCACTCCCAACGTGACAAGACATTCATGGATCTTGCGCTTGAAGAGGCGGAAAAAGCCTCCAGCCGCGGGGAAGTGCCTGTGGGCGCCGTTCTGGTCAGAGGAACCAGTATCCTCGCGCGGGACGGCAACCGAACCCTTGAACTCAACGACCCCACGGCGCACGCCGAAGTTCTGGTCATCCGCAAAGCCTGTGCATTGCTGAATTCACAGCGACTACCTGATTGCGATCTGTACGTGACGCTGGAACCCTGTACCATGTGTGCAGGCGCTATCTCGTTTGCCCGTATACGAAGGCTCTACTACGGCGCTGGCGACGAGAAAGGTGGCGCGGTTGATCATGGCGCTCGTTTCTTCGATCAGCCGACCTGCCATCATGCTCCCGATACCTATTCCGGTATAGGCGAGGTTCAGGCAGCGAAACTCCTGAGAGCTTTCTTCAACTCAAGGCGTCGAAACTGA
- the mutL gene encoding DNA mismatch repair endonuclease MutL produces the protein MKVRQLGEQVINQIAAGEVIERPASVIKELVENAVDAGAGNIEIVTAAGGKTLMRVADDGLGMNRDDLELAVRRHCTSKISDDDLFDIRTLGFRGEALPSIGSVARLAIQTRHETEDHAWAIAVEGGRHQPIVPAARAKGTQVEVRDLFFATPARLKFLKSDRAEAAAITEIVKRIALAYPTVGFSLSGADRQAQSWPAARGDEPHLARIAQILGPEFVDNAMEIDAEREGVRLSGFAGLPTHHRGNAQHQFFFVNGRPVKDKLLLSGLRGAYADVLARDRHPVVVLFIELDPGQVDVNVHPAKADVRFRDAQLVRGLLVGAIKRALVDAGHRASTSNAAIALDAIRSHGDPQAGYGFAASPAGGATDTAYAGRGSGFARATAAAHWNPEAFRPLEENEGPISEFSESAQRAFQTPGQDGFAGLATPSADARAHEIPVETEKTLLPLGAARAQVHETYIIAQTGDGVVIVDQHAAHERLVYERLKEALAKKSVARQMLLIPEIVELPEEDAARLAERADDLEAVGLSLEAFGPGAIAVRETPAMLGDMDIQGMVRNLADELAEWDTADGLRDKLDHVAATMACHGSVRAGRRMRAEEMDALLRDMEATPLSGQCNHGRPTWVELKLTDIEKLFGRK, from the coding sequence ATGAAGGTCAGGCAACTTGGCGAACAGGTGATCAACCAGATCGCCGCCGGGGAAGTGATTGAGCGTCCGGCCAGCGTCATCAAGGAGCTGGTCGAAAACGCGGTCGATGCCGGAGCCGGGAACATCGAGATTGTCACGGCTGCCGGCGGCAAGACCCTGATGCGTGTGGCTGACGATGGACTTGGGATGAACCGCGACGACCTGGAACTGGCTGTTCGCCGGCACTGCACTTCCAAGATTTCGGATGATGACCTCTTCGATATTCGCACGCTCGGGTTTCGTGGCGAAGCATTGCCCTCGATCGGGTCCGTCGCTCGCCTTGCCATTCAGACACGCCACGAAACGGAAGATCATGCATGGGCCATCGCGGTTGAAGGTGGCAGGCATCAGCCGATTGTTCCCGCCGCCAGAGCCAAGGGCACCCAGGTTGAGGTGCGCGATCTGTTCTTTGCGACACCTGCACGCTTGAAGTTTTTGAAATCCGATCGTGCCGAGGCGGCAGCGATCACCGAGATCGTTAAACGCATCGCCCTGGCTTATCCAACTGTAGGGTTTTCACTTTCAGGAGCAGATCGCCAGGCGCAAAGCTGGCCGGCAGCTCGAGGAGATGAGCCGCACCTTGCTCGAATTGCTCAAATTCTCGGCCCGGAGTTTGTCGACAATGCCATGGAAATCGACGCTGAGCGGGAAGGCGTCAGGTTGTCGGGGTTTGCCGGGCTTCCGACACATCACCGGGGCAATGCCCAGCATCAGTTCTTTTTTGTGAACGGCAGACCGGTAAAGGACAAACTGTTGTTGTCGGGCCTGCGCGGTGCCTATGCAGATGTTCTGGCGCGTGACCGGCATCCGGTTGTCGTCCTGTTTATTGAACTCGATCCCGGTCAGGTAGACGTCAATGTTCACCCCGCAAAGGCGGATGTCAGGTTCAGGGATGCGCAATTGGTGCGAGGACTGCTGGTTGGTGCCATAAAGCGCGCACTGGTTGATGCCGGCCACCGTGCTTCGACCTCAAATGCAGCGATTGCCCTGGACGCAATCAGATCTCATGGCGACCCTCAGGCTGGGTATGGATTTGCCGCTTCGCCAGCGGGAGGAGCAACAGATACTGCATATGCCGGGCGGGGTAGCGGATTTGCTCGTGCAACTGCAGCAGCCCACTGGAACCCGGAGGCCTTTCGGCCACTTGAGGAAAATGAGGGGCCGATTTCCGAATTTTCTGAAAGTGCCCAAAGAGCTTTCCAAACACCCGGACAGGACGGGTTCGCGGGGCTTGCGACGCCTTCTGCGGACGCCAGAGCCCACGAAATACCGGTGGAAACGGAAAAGACTTTGCTGCCCCTCGGAGCCGCAAGGGCACAGGTCCACGAAACCTACATCATTGCCCAGACAGGTGATGGGGTTGTCATCGTGGATCAGCATGCCGCTCATGAGCGCCTTGTTTATGAACGTTTGAAAGAAGCGCTGGCGAAGAAAAGTGTTGCACGGCAAATGCTTCTGATCCCTGAAATCGTCGAATTGCCTGAAGAAGACGCGGCCCGGCTCGCCGAGCGTGCCGACGATCTGGAGGCCGTAGGCCTGTCGCTTGAGGCATTCGGTCCTGGTGCTATCGCCGTCAGAGAAACGCCGGCGATGCTCGGCGACATGGATATTCAAGGTATGGTCCGCAATCTTGCTGACGAACTTGCCGAATGGGACACGGCAGATGGTCTGAGGGACAAACTTGACCATGTTGCCGCCACGATGGCCTGCCATGGCTCCGTTCGCGCCGGTCGGCGGATGCGTGCAGAGGAAATGGATGCCTTGTTGCGGGACATGGAAGCAACGCCGCTATCCGGGCAATGCAACCATGGTCGGCCAACCTGGGTTGAGTTGAAACTCACGGATATTGAGAAACTCTTCGGCCGCAAGTGA
- a CDS encoding pseudouridine synthase, producing the protein MQQAISEKAKLCYDAAMTTRKTPPKRPGSVNPRARDNRAPSKRRGPQGAKKDGPKKSAAMPASRSTTDETGSRGERIAKVMARAGLCSRREAETWIANGRVELNGQVLTTPAVTVTPDDKVLVDGTALPTRERTRLWLYHKPRGLVTTNKDPEGRPTVFDRLPDDLPRVLTVGRLDINTEGLLLLTNDGGLARVLELPATGWLRRYRVRAFGKVTQADLNGLQDGVAIDGVLYGAIEAVLDKEQGGNVWMTVSLREGKNREVKRVLEHLGLAVNRLIRVSYGPFQLMDLPENDVREIRGRVLRDQLGEALAEEAGADFDAPIFHTPKQEAEKTSATKRSGGGRDDRKSGGRREEGQGKWLTAREGKTETDRKKAAKSERADRKQGKAPRKNSGQRQEKVSPRSRFRMTSAPRARKDMDQERRSPPQRRIWSEDGLVDDKQQESRSTREKEERRGPPKGGRGPRRGDRS; encoded by the coding sequence ATGCAACAAGCGATTTCAGAAAAGGCAAAGCTCTGCTATGACGCGGCCATGACGACAAGAAAAACTCCCCCCAAGCGCCCCGGTTCGGTGAACCCGCGAGCGCGCGACAATCGTGCACCTTCAAAACGGCGTGGGCCACAAGGTGCGAAGAAAGACGGCCCAAAGAAAAGCGCGGCTATGCCTGCGTCGCGCAGCACGACCGACGAAACCGGCTCTCGAGGCGAGCGGATTGCCAAGGTTATGGCGCGCGCAGGCCTGTGTTCGCGCCGCGAAGCAGAAACCTGGATTGCCAACGGCCGGGTTGAACTGAACGGTCAGGTTCTCACCACACCGGCAGTCACGGTGACGCCGGACGACAAGGTCCTTGTGGACGGAACAGCTCTACCGACCCGGGAAAGAACAAGGCTTTGGCTTTATCACAAGCCGCGTGGCCTTGTGACGACGAACAAGGACCCTGAGGGGCGCCCTACTGTCTTCGACAGGTTGCCGGACGATCTGCCTCGTGTGCTGACAGTTGGGCGGCTCGACATCAACACGGAAGGTCTGTTGCTCTTAACCAATGACGGCGGGCTCGCGAGGGTTCTTGAACTCCCTGCCACCGGTTGGTTGAGACGGTACCGTGTTCGTGCCTTTGGCAAAGTCACGCAGGCCGATCTGAATGGGTTGCAGGACGGTGTTGCTATCGATGGTGTTCTTTACGGTGCGATCGAAGCTGTGCTTGACAAGGAGCAGGGCGGAAACGTCTGGATGACCGTCAGCTTGCGGGAAGGAAAGAACCGGGAGGTGAAGCGTGTGCTTGAACATCTCGGTCTTGCCGTGAACCGACTGATCCGCGTGTCCTATGGACCGTTTCAGCTCATGGATCTGCCGGAAAATGATGTTCGCGAAATTCGCGGGCGCGTATTGCGGGATCAGCTTGGCGAGGCCTTGGCCGAAGAGGCTGGAGCAGACTTCGACGCACCGATCTTTCATACACCCAAACAGGAAGCTGAAAAGACGTCGGCCACAAAACGGTCTGGCGGTGGCAGAGACGACCGCAAATCCGGCGGCCGACGCGAAGAAGGCCAGGGCAAGTGGCTGACGGCGCGTGAAGGCAAAACAGAAACAGACCGGAAAAAGGCTGCCAAGAGCGAACGTGCGGATCGCAAACAGGGTAAGGCGCCGCGCAAGAACAGCGGTCAGCGTCAGGAAAAGGTGTCTCCCCGTTCCCGTTTCCGCATGACTTCAGCACCCAGGGCCCGCAAGGACATGGACCAAGAGCGACGCAGCCCACCTCAGCGTCGGATTTGGAGTGAGGATGGCCTCGTTGACGACAAGCAGCAGGAAAGTCGAAGCACGCGCGAAAAAGAGGAGCGGCGTGGCCCGCCCAAGGGCGGTCGGGGACCGCGTCGCGGAGACCGTTCGTGA
- a CDS encoding patatin-like phospholipase family protein, protein MQSDTSHPKIGLALGGGGARGLAHIPVLEALDDLGLRPTQIAGTSIGAIMGAAYASGRSGEQIREITLKTFSDRNAVLSRLWQLRPKKFADMFRSGPVQFDPERVLEVFISEFLPGTFEDLDIPLRLIATDFFGCREVDFDSGPLLPAIAASIAIPAVFRPVRHNGRHLIDGGVVNPLPFDGLRDRCDIVIAVDVVGAPIPRPNSDDINMLDSLFGSSQILMQTITKQKLKLDQPDILVRPPHDTVRVLDFLKADRILNKAEPLRDQTKEQLSALTKETALVT, encoded by the coding sequence ATGCAATCCGACACTTCCCATCCCAAGATCGGGCTTGCGCTTGGAGGCGGTGGCGCGCGTGGTCTCGCTCATATTCCAGTTCTGGAAGCCCTGGACGATCTGGGTCTAAGACCGACACAAATCGCCGGCACTTCCATTGGCGCGATCATGGGGGCCGCTTATGCAAGCGGCCGTAGCGGAGAGCAAATTCGAGAAATTACTCTCAAGACGTTCTCGGATCGAAATGCGGTCCTTTCCCGCCTTTGGCAACTCAGGCCGAAGAAGTTTGCTGATATGTTCCGCTCAGGACCGGTTCAGTTCGACCCGGAACGCGTCCTGGAGGTGTTCATTTCAGAATTTCTTCCAGGCACCTTCGAAGACCTGGATATCCCCCTCAGGCTGATCGCAACCGACTTTTTCGGCTGTCGGGAGGTCGACTTCGATTCGGGGCCTCTTCTTCCTGCGATTGCAGCTTCGATTGCAATACCCGCCGTTTTCAGGCCTGTACGTCACAATGGACGTCATCTGATCGATGGCGGCGTTGTGAACCCGTTACCTTTTGATGGCTTGCGGGATAGATGCGATATTGTCATCGCCGTTGATGTCGTCGGCGCCCCGATTCCACGCCCAAACAGCGACGACATTAACATGCTGGACAGTCTCTTCGGCTCCTCACAGATCCTTATGCAAACGATCACAAAGCAAAAACTCAAGTTGGATCAGCCAGATATACTGGTTCGCCCACCGCACGACACCGTCCGTGTGCTTGATTTCTTGAAAGCCGATCGCATTCTGAACAAGGCGGAGCCATTGCGAGATCAAACAAAGGAACAACTGTCAGCACTGACAAAAGAAACAGCGCTCGTTACTTGA